In Aspergillus nidulans FGSC A4 chromosome II, a single window of DNA contains:
- a CDS encoding sugar porter family MFS transporter (transcript_id=CADANIAT00004377): protein MKKLSTIFLNNRSEEAQCRLGRSGEQHHQEQLDREKQDEMNESPVPFVTWRSLALGAFVSIGGIIFGYDTGQISGFLEMDNFKRRFGQRQLDGTYAFNNVRSGLIVSMLSIGTLLGALMAGPLADRLGRKWSIAFWCIILHVGLIIQISSPHPKWYQFMMGRFVTGFGVGACSLLVPLYQGETSPKQIRGAMVCSYQLFVTLGIFVAYCINYGTEGMSNSASWRIPLGITFLWALLLGIGIIFFPESPRYDFRHGRADKARQTMSKLYGVPQNHRAIIEELTEIREQLEAESSSRGGFHGWIEMFQGPRMFYRITLGIVLQALQQLTGANYFFYYGTTVFNGAGISNVFVTQMILGGVNFGTTFFGLYVVEHFGRRKSLVTGGIWMFVNFMVFASVGHFSLNVEDPSATPGAGKAMVVFACLFITGFATTWGPMIWAIVAELYPSRYRAKAMAMATASNWLWNFLIGHREIRFFTPFITGDIDFAYGYVFAGCLFAAILIVYFFVLEGKGKTLEEMDMMYVMRVPPWKSSKWVPPPPEERVTTAHILDQRAAREFANEDESSKRNQVPAHQHIDQNDAGVGPSA from the exons ATGAAGAAGTTATCAACAATATTTCTTAATAACCGATCTGAGGAAGCGCAATGTCGTCTTGGCCGCTCGGGGGAGCAGCACCATCAGGAGCAGCTCGATagagagaagcaagatgaaaTGAATGAAAGTCCTGTACCATTCGTGACCTGGCGATCTCTAGCTCTAGGTGCCTTTGTTTCCATAGGAGGCATTATATTCGGCTATGACACTGGTCAGATCTCCGGCTTTCTCGAAATGGACAATTTTAAACGACGATTCGgccagcggcagctggaTGGAACTTACGCTTTCAATAACGTGCGATCAGGGCTGATAGTGTCCATG TTGTCCATCGGTACGCTTCTGGGAGCCCTGATGGCTGGTCCACTGGCTGACCGGCTTGGCCGCAAATGGTCCATTGCATTTTGGTGCATTATTCTTCATGTTGGCCTCATCATTCAGATCTCGTCGCCACACCCTAAGTGGTACCAATTCATGATGGGTCGTTTCGTGACCGGTTTTGGTGTGGGCGCTTGCTCTTTACTAG TGCCATTATATCAAGGCGAGACATCCCCAAAACAGATACGTGGGGCCATGGTCTG CTCGTACCAATTGTTCGTTACCCTGGGTATCTTTGTTGCCTACTGCATAAACTATGGGACAGAGGGCATGAGCAACTCGGCATCCTGGCGTATTCCTCTCGGAATCACGTTTCTGTGGGCTTTGCTTCTCGGTATTGGAATCATATTTTTCCCAGAGAGCCCTCGCTATGACTTCAGGCACGGGCGCGCGGACAAAGCCCGACAAACCATGTCAAAACTTTATGGCGTGCCCCAGAACCACCGGGCTATCATAGAGGAACTTACTGAGATTAGGGAACAACTCGAGGCTGAAAGCTCCTCCAGAGGTGGTTTTCATGGGTGGATAGAGATGTTCCAGGGGCCTCGGATGTTTTATCGCATAACCCTAGGCATTGTACTGCAGGCACTACAACAGCTGACTGGAGCTAACTATTTCTTCTATTACG GTACAACTGTCTTCAATGGAGCGGGTATCTCAAACGTGTTTGTCACGCAGATGATCTTGGGCGGAGTGAACTTCGGCACTACTTTCTTCGGCCTTTATGTTGTCGAGCATTTTGGAAGACGAAAAAGTTTGGTGACAGGAGGAATATGGATGTTTGTGAATTTCATGGTTTTTGCCTCAGTTGGCCACTTTTCTCTGAATGTGGAAGATCCTTCTGCTACTCCTGGCGCTGGCAAGGCAATGGTTGTCTTCGCCTGTTTGTTTATTACTG GTTTCGCGACTACGTGGGGCCCCATGATTTGGGCTATCGTGGCAGAGCTTTACCCATCCCGCTATCGAGCTAAGGCTATGGCCATGGCCACGGCTTCGAACTGGCTGTGGAATTTTCTTATTGGGCAT CGGGAAATCAGGTTCTTTACGCCCTTTATCACGGGAGATATCGATTTCGCTTATGGCTATGTGTTCGCCGGCTGCCTTTTCGCAGCCATACTCATAGTCTACTTCTTTGTACTCGAGGGCAAAGGGAAGACGCTTGAAGAAATGGACATGATGTATGTGATGCGCGTACCTCCCTGGAAAAGCAGCAAATGGGTCCCTCCCCCCCCGGAAGAACGCGTAACAACGGCGCATATTCTGGACCAGCGAGCGGCCCGTGAATTTGCCAATGAAGATGAGTCGAGCAAAAGAAACCAGGTGCCAGCACATCAGCATATTGACCAAAATGATGCTGGAGTTGGGCCGTCGGCGTAA
- a CDS encoding uncharacterized protein (transcript_id=CADANIAT00004379): MRLPEKQRAIWGTLHGDWGMAAALAREATEQSWSRGHKGREKNPDGSGMGGRNLPQTTSPAAYKMSRQAERIVNREDENVGSPNEVKAHENLAPQLLSEHASTQDLIIQ; this comes from the exons ATGCGGCTGCCAGA GAAACAACGGGCTATATGGGGAACTCTTCATGGAGATTGGGGCATGGCTGCTGCTTTGGCTAGAGAAGCCACGgaacagagctggagccgGGGTCATAAGGGGCGGGAGAAGAACCCGGATGGTAGtggaatgggaggaagaaatcTCCCACAAACCACCAGCCCAGCTGCATACAAGATGTCAAGGCAAGCTGAGCGGATTGTCAAtagagaagacgagaatgtcGGGAGCCCCAACGAGGTAAAAGCCCACGAAAACTTGGCTCCCCAGCTTCTTTCTGAGCACGCCAGCACCCAAGACCTCATAATCCAATAG
- a CDS encoding uncharacterized protein (transcript_id=CADANIAT00004378) — translation MKLLHNEEQATPGQIHEYQQKTGSALFPTIITRPDAALAVNELARFSRNPSPSHMEAINQVIAYLYHTRYLALEFSASEYADEIFICTSDASFANNEDRKSTGGYLCKLFGAPIEWKSGKQRAVTTSTTEAEYVALAEAAKATYWWRRVFKSLEFDPGHTFAVYCDNKQTIDLLVKDTAQRSKLRHVDINRSWLRQEVQEGRLHIKWIPTNQMTADGFTKPLPVQKHQKFIKMLNLVDIKDLIHDQIGCSIELDFDAGNYVDPDALYESCCRFMMLDLPSTGVSIKLRFPLERMLSTPPISVPPSSSRQRRASFASGLSFPEYKPGNQGLASPPTGSMASTMANAQANQRRRLSITTLGLSGSPTQTLPYGNRNFRQGSISSSVGSSPGNPEEAIAEDENSPPGTMPRSPFVRRLSFGAQALRDARAGSIGNGEGFNWSEALRARAERGPLSPNSAQAQQAPQTQHRRSASVASLDLPAREMPKQPKQVNKPDFFQEKILRGDFMD, via the exons atgaagctgctgcataACGAAGAGCAAGCTACACCAGGCCAGATCCATGAATACCAGCAGAAAACCGGCTCAGCTCTATTTCCAACAATCATTACCAGGCCTGATGCAGCCCTAGCCGTCAACGAGCTTGCAAGATTCTCTAGGAACCCATCGCCAAGTCATATGGAAGCGATTAATCAAGTCATTGCCTACCTATATCATACACGATATCTAGCGCTTGAATTCAGCGCAAGTGAGTATGCTGATGAGATCTTCATATGCACGAGTGATGCCTCATTTGCCAATAATgaagacagaaaaagcaCCGGAGGTTACCTATGCAAGCTCTTTGGGGCTCCAATTGAATGGAAATCCGGCAAGCAACGAGCTGTCACGACCTCTACAACAGAAGCGGAATATGTCGCTCTAGCAGAAGCTGCTAAGGCAACATATTGGTGGCGTCGAGTTTTCAAATCATTGGAATTTGACCCTGGTCATACATTTGCTGTATATTGTGATAACAAGCAAACTATTGACCTGCTTGTAAAGGATACAGCGCAACGAAGCAAGCTACGCCATGTTGATATCAACAGATCATGGCTCCGGCAGGAGGTCCAGGAAGGGAGACTTCATATCAAATGGATCCCTACCAATCAGATGACAGCGGACGGCTTTACCAAGCCTCTCCCTGTTCAAAAACACCAAAAATTCATCAAGATGCTCAATCTGGTCGATATCAAGGACCTCATCCATGACCAGATCGG ctgctctatagagctagatt ttgatgctggtaattacgTCGATCCGGATGCTCTATAtgagagctgctgcagatttATGATGCTTGATCTTCCAAG TACTGGAGTGTCCATCAAGCTCCGGTTCCCTCTGGAACGGATGCT CTCGACCCCTCCAATTTCCGTTCCCCCATCCTCTTCCCGCCAGCGTCGAGCATCCTTCGCGTCTGGGCTCTCTTTCCCTGAGTATAAGCCAGGCAATCAGGGTTTAGCCAGCCCTCCAACCGGTTCCATGGCCAGTACTATGGCCAATGCTCAAGCAAACCAGAGACGCAGGCTGTCCATCACGACCCTGGGCCTGTCCGGCTCTCCAACTCAGACTTTGCCGTATGGGAACCGAAACTTTCGGCAGGGTAGCATCTCAAGCTCCGTGGGATCTAGCCCCGGGAACCCCGAAGAAGCCATCGCAGAAGATGAAAACTCGCCTCCTGGCACCATGCCGAGGTCTCCATTTGTTCGCCGACTTTCTTTCGGTGCCCAGGCGCTGCGAGATGCCCGCGCTGGAAGCATCGGCAACG GCGAGGGCTTCAACTGGtctgaagctcttcgagcAAGGGCCGAACGCGGCCCTTTATCTCCAAATTCAGCCCAGGCCCAGCAGGCCCCGCAGACCCAGCACCGCCGGTCTGCATCCGTTGCGTCCCTGGATCTGCCCGCACGGGAAATGCCCAAGCAACCTAAACAAGTCAATAAACCCGACTTTTTCCAGGAGAAGATCCTCAGAGGCGACTTTATGGACTGA
- the stt4 gene encoding 1-phosphatidylinositol 4-kinase STT4 (transcript_id=CADANIAT00004376): protein MQSMMPLLLVSGQKVILALKIDSRRLTNFSPNIRASALEKLAKLAASSTPDDSHESEIDQLTRQCQHLTNRLNGSLNGVLHSQSPMSRMPMDIRELCVLISLCKAAPSVTKEEHASRLVSQLSKYLPESHGQLFRPSPFLRDISPSPWEALSYHLTFALLHLGSKYPSLRQVVFDSVNEYVYKCVEAIEFSAEVDPAESVSILAICASIVGFLEAAAKFSAFWSATEKLRMVDHIRSMFSENFMVVIETASSIVRSAGASDNTLRNWKIYTRRYATNGRPLGAMLLQEGYMRFIKSCITSLIGAQNMSDDELLDEYVDGVGIARSHDEAEITLINRLTGIIAEEIQLLEDGSDYLQVGSPWQQQLAFSVKALALTGYLNCALLTENANTDDFLSWLEDTLIDPKQMSCIELATTTLKCITIISRMSVSSASSGSRSLLRFIMEGGINAGSIGPVAARCLSQILGVLSQDSVITTLYSLGNVLSPGSDKSYLTGEAVIQFRQASADSLEITDNVPNIVHAIVTIATSCHDEQISALAQSMLLQKISKLNTAVDACIIKETAALSITTGQAEFQLLLKFYDRVFRDGVAKGYGNVVNAVLGAMNYLSMSLRRDSPLYRLYLVHLLESLVNKGDATDEHEGHLAPEDISPLLKPLALLSSKGLQLEQDQYISALFRDAWFNVAVHGISLSSTVGQNHIEELRLLAKHSPALVSEDRMDMIESDVELNTVLRRGMSPQRHIEQKKRLVNEIPHRESEIKRLSYPKAVFLNAALLLENLRAFSGNCTKPLSYFRDPALATAEMASCMSAIADRVVGCYLSLTLSGKRNSAFLSKELAGFFIACCHRIERIQKVAISCANRVIQECPSALCDKNSLFALLELLTVVWRSCHEEELDEFEWKSTFTSLIGHVKVDLPDNYGYRRRTLEVLLERARAWITSVMDIAPLDIKGLLQSYLSASDDNDGYGDISMGRSFALEMGSLIPQNDHRLGSIESLGVTRVNVASNFIAQHTARQKYRRTGQCPVWSTSDDADEHLDPGLKLLEQGDSSSFKQIHSGKQVALPKIRDTMQRAAALLCGSNAANAVIAHYLVSLPFQIFSKESIEIGVSLWLGVMHENPKLEPTILFEVVQQWENTILRRQGLFDPSFSHVDPMYAKIELLPTNKDSMLQQQKFAQNILAPHFQIIQLFESHFNAVRLGNAQTQHLFSRFIDRTTVGLLHASNHPLAREVHFRIIHFCLRALRHCTSIDNVTLWRHKHQILSAALNWFKHPPRWSFGGNRLQLKAEDKILSDVVTALTKVSGVGCNTRWPYTSLQAQQDLLQVLLENERTRLRVWLYPLEPDRKHNPPQFSKHLTEENMLRVAWAESPGLAIQLATRFPSGKLSNEIRRLLLSFPEKAIDEPSSLEIMFGSALPADVSSQLKYLLYWAPVNPIEGLTYFLPAYGNHPFILQYAMKALESHSLDVRFYFVPQLVQALRYDALGYVERYILETAKQSQLFAHQVIWNMKANSYKDEDSQIPDPLKPTLDRFMDTLITSFSDDERDFYQREFSFFNEITGISGKLRPYIKKSKPEKKEKIEEELRKIKVEVGVYLPSNPDGVVVGIDRKSGKPLQSHAKAPYLATFRIQKTRTTSLPSNELVQSSHHHQSDAHQETYEVWQSAIFKVGDDCRQDMLALQMIAAFRSIFASIGLDVWVFPYRVTSTAPGCGVIDVLPNSISRDMLGREAVNGLYDYFVSKYGGEDSIQFQEARTNFVKSMAAYSVISYLMQFKDRHNGNIMFDDAGHIIHIDFGFCFDIAPGGVRFERAPFKLTSEMVAVMSGTPHSSSSGSHNPTQTQPYRWFESLVVKAFLASRPYSTKLSHIVSLMLDSGLPCFKPETLKHFRDRFVLDKSEREAAEFMRELVRKSYLSMSTKGYDQFQLLTNGIPY, encoded by the exons ATGCAGAGCATGATGCCATTACTTCTAGTCTCTGGACAGAAAGTAATTCTGGCCCTAAAAATCGACTCCCGTCGTTTGACAAA CTTCAGTCCAAATATCCGGGCTTCCGCCTTGGAGAAACTCGCAAAGTtagccgccagcagcacgCCGGACGACAGCCACGAGTCCGAGATTGACCAGCTTACTCGACAATGCCAGCATTTAACAAATCGACTGAATGGCTCTCTCAATGGCGTTTTGCACAGTCAATCTCCTATGTCACGGATGCCTATG GATATTCGCGAGTTATGTGTCTTGATATCTCTCTGCAAGGCCGCCCCTTCCGTCACCAAAGAGGAACACGCGTCGCGATTAGTCTCACAACTATCCAAATACCTTCCAGAGTCCCATGGCCAGCTTTTCCGTCCTTCGCCCTTTCTACGCGATATCAGTCCGTCTCCGTGGGAAGCGCTTTCATATCACCTCACATTCGCTCTCCTTCATCTGGGGTCGAAATACCCGTCTTTGCGCCAAGTCGTCTTTGATTCCGTGAACGAATATGTATATAAATGTGTCGAGGCGATCGAATTCTCTGCAGAAGTTGACCCTGCCGAGTCTGTCAGTATATTGGCCATTTGCGCCTCGATCGTTGGTTTCCTAGAAGCCGCCGCTAAATTTAGTGCCTTTTGGTCTGCGACTGAAAAGCTGCGGATGGTCGACCATATTCGGTCAATGTTTTCAGAGAATTTTATGGTGGTTATCGAGACTGCCTCATCCATAGTGCGCAGTGCTGGTGCCTCAGACAATACACTTCGGAATTGGAAAATATATACTCGGCGTTATGCCACCAACGGTCGTCCGCTAGGGGCTATGCTTCTGCAAGAGGGTTATATGCGTTTCATCAAATCTTGCATAACATCTCTCATTGGAGCGCAAAATATGTCGGATGATGAGCTCCTGGATGAATATGTGGACGGTGTCGGTATCGCCAGGAGTCATGACGAAGCAGAGATAACCCTTATCAATCGTTTGACtggcatcatcgccgaggaGATCCAACTTCTAGAGGACGGCTCCGATTATCTGCAAGTTGGCTCTCCTTGGCAACAGCAACTTGCATTTTCTGTCAAGGCTCTGGCCTTAACAGGGTACCTCAATTGTGCGCTTCTGACGGAAAATGCAAATACTGATGATTTTCTGTCATGGCTCGAGGATACCCTTATAGACCCAAAGCAGATGTCGTGTATTGAACTTGCGACGACAACTCTAAAGTGCATTACGATTATCTCCCGTATGTCTGTCAGCAGCGCATCATCTGGAAGTCGCTCACTGCTGCGTTTCATAATGGAGGGTGGTATAAATGCAGGAAGCATAGGGCCTGTCGCTGCTCGATGTCTTTCTCAGATTCTCGGTGTTCTCTCCCAAGATTCCGTTATAACAACTCTATACTCCTTGGGGAATGTGCTGAGCCCTGGCTCTGACAAGTCTTACCTCACCGGAGAGGCAGTTATTCAATTCCGACAGGCCTCGGCAGATTCCCTCGAGATCACGGACAACGTTCCGAATATTGTTCATGCTATAGTGACAATTGCAACCAGCTGCCATGATGAACAAATTAGTGCCCTGGCACAGTCGATGCTTCTGCAAAAGATCAGCAAACTGAACACAGCAGTGGATGCTTGTATAATCAAGGAGACAGCGGCACTCTCCATCACCACTGGTCAAGCTGAGTTTCAGCTTCTATTGAAGTTCTATGACCGTGTTTTCCGCGATGGTGTCGCCAAAGGATATGGCAATGTTGTGAATGCAGTCCTAGGTGCGATGAATTACCTCTCCATGTCGTTGAGAAGGGATTCCCCTCTTTACAGACTCTACCTTGTTCATCTCTTGGAAAGTCTAGTGAACAAGGGTGATGCGACAGATGAGCACGAAGGACATCTAGCACCTGAGGACATCAGCCCACTTTTGAAGCCGCTGGCTCTACTCTCCTCAAAAGGGTTGCAGCTCGAACAAGACCAGTACATCTCTGCTCTGTTTCGAGATGCGTGGTTCAATGTTGCCGTCCATGGGATATCGCTCAGTTCAACCGTGGGGCAAAATCACATTGAAGAGCTGCGATTACTCGCGAAACATTCCCCTGCTCTTGTGTCTGAGGATCGCATGGACATGATTGAGAGCGATGTTGAGCTTAACACTGTGCTCAGGCGTGGCATGAGCCCTCAGCGTCATATTGAGCAAAAGAAACGTTTGGTCAATGAAATTCCACACCGGGAGTCCGAAATAAAGCGGTTGAGTTACCCCAAGGCGGTGTTCTTAAATGCTGCCCTCTTACTTGAGAATCTTCGCGCTTTTTCGGGTAATTGCACAAAGCCGTTGAGTTACTTCCGTGATCCAGCCCTTGCTACCGCTGAGATGGCTAGCTGTATGTCCGCTATCGCCGATAGGGTTGTCGGCTGTTACCTTTCATTGACCCTTTCCGGGAAACGGAATTCTGCCTTCTTGTCGAAGGAATTGGCAGGTTTCTTCATAGCTTGCTGTCACCGCATAGAAAGAATTCAGAAAGTGGCTATTTCCTGCGCGAATAGGGTTATACAGGAGTGTCCCTCAGCCCTTTGTGACAAGAACTCTTTATTTGCATTGCTTGAGCTTCTAACGGTCGTCTGGCGTTCGTGCcacgaggaagagcttgacGAATTTGAATGGAAGTCAACGTTCACTTCTCTAATTGGTCACGTTAAGGTCGATCTTCCAGATAATTATGGTTACAGAAGAAGGACACTTGAAGTGTTACTTGAGCGGGCAAGGGCGTGGATAACAAGTGTCATGGACATTGCGCCTCTGGATATCaaaggccttcttcag TCTTATTTATCTGCATctgatgataatgatgggTACGGCGATATTTCAATGGGTCGTTCATTTGCGCTTGAGATGGGCTCTCTCATACCCCAAAACGATCATCGACTTG GGTCTATCGAAAGCCTTGGAGTTACTAGAGTCAATGTTGCCTCCAATTTCATCGCTCAGCATACAGCTCGTCAGAAGTATCGTCGCACTGGGCAGTGTCCAGTATGGTCAACGTcagatgatgctgatgagcACCTAGATCCAGGGCTCAAACTTCTAGAACAAGGAGACTCATCTTCGTTTAAACAGA TCCACTCCGGAAAGCAGGTCGCTCTACCCAAGATTCGAGATACTATGCAGCGTGCCGCTGCTTTACTATGCGGTAGTAACGCTGCCAATGCTGTCATCGCTCATTACCTGGTTTCGCTGCCTTTCCAGATATTTTCTAAAGAGTCTATCGAAATTGGTGTCTCCCTTTGGTTGGGGGTAATGCATGAAAATCCCAAATTGGAGCCGACAATACTGTTTGAGGTGGTCCAGCAATGGGAGAACACGATCCTACGAAGGCAGGGACTTTTTGATCCCTCTTTCAG TCATGTGGACCCGATGTATGCCAAAATTGAGCTTCTGCCGACAAACAAAGATTCAATGCTTCAGCAACAGAAGTTTGCTCAGAACATTCTTGCCCCACACTTCCAGATTATCCAGCTTTTCGAAAGCCATTTTAATGCTGTCCGACTAGGCAATGCACAGACGCAACATCTGTTTTCTCGTTTTATTGACAGGACGACAGTGGGACTTTTGCATGCTAGTAACCATCCTCTGGCCCGAGAAGTCCATTTCCGCATAATCCACTTCTGTCTCAGGGCTCTCAGGCATTGCACCTCCATTGACAATGTCACGCTGTGGCGACATAAACACCAAATCCTATCTGCTGCTCTCAACTGGTTCAAACATCCGCCCCG ATGGTCCTTTGGAGGTAATCGGCTGCAGTTAAAGGCGGAAGATAAAATTCTCAGCGATGTTGTAACCGCTTTGACAAAAGTGTCTGGTGTGGGTTGCAACACCCGATGGCCTTACACTTCACTTCAGGCGCAACAagatcttctccaagttctTTTGGAAAACGAGAGGACAAGGCTCAGGGTTTGGTTGTATCCGCTGGAACCTGACCGAAAGCATAACCCTCCTCAATTCAGCAAGCATCTCACGGAG GAGAATATGCTGCGGGTTGCTTGGGCTGAGAGCCCAGGTTTAGCAATCCAGCTTGCGACACGTTTCCCGTCTGGAAAGCTCAGCAATGAAATCCGGAGACTACTTCTTAGCTTTCCTGAGAAGGCCATTGATGAGCCTAGTAGTCTTGAGATTATGTTTGGATCAGCGCTACCAGCCGACGTTTCCTCTCAACTTAAG TATCTGCTGTACTGGGCCCCCGTCAATCCTATCGAAGGCTTAACTTATTTCCTGCCCGCCTACGGCAACCATCCGTTCATCTTGCAATATGCGATGAAGGCCTTGGAGAGTCATTCCCTTGACGTTCGATTCTACTTCGTCCCACAGCTTGTTCAGGCTCTCCGATATGATGCCCTAGGTTATGTCGAGCGGTACATCCTCGAAACGGCGAAGCAGTCTCAATTGTTTGCACATCAAGTGATTTGGAACATGAAGGCGAATTCCTATAAAGATGAGGATTCTCAGATA CCGGACCCCCTCAAGCCAACCCTGGATCGATTCATGGACACCTTGATTACAAGTTTCAGTGACGATGAGCGCGACTTCTATCAAAGAgaattctctttcttcaacgAGATTACTGGTATCTCTGGAAAACTTCGCCCAtacatcaagaagagcaagcctgaaaagaaggaaaagattgaggaagagcttcgtAAAATCAAAGTTGAAGTTGGCGTTTATCTTCCCAGCAACCCAGACGGCGTTGTGGTTGGAATCGATCGCAAGTCAGGGAAGCCTCTACAAAGCCACGCAAAGGCGCCTTATTTGGCAACTTTCAGAATTCAGAAGACGCGAACCACAAGCCTGCCATCGAACGAGCTGGTCCAATCctcgcatcatcatcaatcGGACGCGCACCAGGAAACCTACGAGGTCTGGCAGTCGGCCATCTTTAAAGTCGGAGACGACTGCCGTCAAGATATGCTAGCTTTGCAAATGATAGCCGCCTTCCGAAGTATATTTGCCAGCATTGGTCTCGACGTCTGGGTATTCCCATACCGGGTGACTTCAACAGCACCAGGATGTGGGGTCATTGATGTGCTGCCAAACTCTATTTCACGGGATATGCTGGGCCGCGAAGCAGTCAACGGGCTATATGACTACTTTGTTTCCAAGTATGGGGGAGAAGATTCAATCCAGTTCCAGGAAGCCCGAACAAACTTCGTCAAAAGCATGGCCGCGTATTCTGTCATTTCCTACTTGATGCAGTTCAAGGATCGGCACAATGGCAACATCAtgtttgatgatgctggccACATTATTCATATCGATTTCGGGTTCTGCTTTGATATCGCGCCCGGCGGTGTACGCTTCGAACGTGCGCCATTCAAACTCACATCGGAAATGGTGGCCGTGATGAGTGGCACTCCACATTCCTCTAGCAGTGGAAGTCACAATCCCACACAGACTCAGCCATATCGATGGTTCGAGTCTTTGGTCGTAAAGGCGTTTTTAGCGTCTAGGCCGTATAGCACCAAACTGTCGCACATTGTGTCGTTGATGTTAGACAGCGGCCTACCATGCTTCAAACCTGAGACGCTGAAACACTTCCGTGATCGATTCGTCCTCGACAAGAGTGAGCGAGAGGCGGCGGAGTTTATGCGGGAGCTAGTGCGCAAATCGTATTTGAGTATGTCGACAAAGGGATATGATCAGTTCCAGCTCCTTACGAACGGCATCCCTTACTGA